ctctcctgtgtgaatcctttgatGTTTGTTACGAGTGGAAGAGTTTctgaaacattttccacattctgaacatgaaaatggtttctctcctgtgtgaatcctttgatGTGCCTTAAGAGCGGACATTTgaacaaaacatttcccacattcagaacatgaatatGTCTCTCCTGTGTGAGACTTTAGATGTGTCTTAAGATTGGAAGAGTCATTGAAATATTTTCCACAttctgaacatgaaaatggtttctctcctgtatgaATCCTTTGATGTACCTTAAGATTTgacattttaataaaacatttcccacattcagaacatgaaaatggtttctctcctgtgtgagtcctTTGATGTATCTCAAGAGATATCAAGtgagcaaaacatttcccacattctgcACATGAAAAtgatttctctcctgtgtgaatcattTGATGTTTGTTAAGAGCGGAAGAGTCCctgaaacattttccacattctgcACATGAAAAtaatttctctcctgtgtgaatcctgtGATGTGACTTAAGATGTACCATTTGagaaaaacatttcccacattcagaacatgaatgtGATTTCTCTCCGGTGTGAATCCTTTGATGTCTCTTAAGAGTTGACAAGtgagcaaaacatttcccacattcagaacatgaatatgatttgtctccggtgtgaatctTTACATGAAACTTAAGACTATAAAAGCGACTGAAACTTTTTCCGCATTCTGAACAGGAAAACGATTTATCTCCCGTGTGAATCTTCATGTGTTTATTGTGATTTGATGTTTCTTCTCCTGtatgaatccttacatgtttcttAATATCTGAAGTTTCAGTGAAGCATTTTCTACATTCAGAAGAGTTTTGTATTTCAGTATGACAAGTAGGGGTAAGAAGGTCTAAGGTGGTGAAATTTCCATCCTCATATGATGCTGATTCCTCCTTAATAAGAGTAGATGAAtattctgtctgtgtatgttCTGTGGGTGCATAAATGTCTATGTCTCCCGGAATTTCTTCTTTGTTTGATACGGATTCATTATTTGATGTATAGTCCGTCTGATTATCTCCTATGGGTGTATAAACCTTGATACTGGAGAGAGTGCCGATTTCACATGAGTCTGATTCTACCTTAATAAGGTCAGGTAGATATTCTGTCTGTCTATGGTCTGTGCCTGTATAAATATCAGTGTTTATAAGAATATGTTTTTCATTTGATGCAGATTCACATTTTGTTCTATAGTTCATTTGTGCATCTCccttggttgtgcaaatggaagcTTCAACAAGATTTCCATCTTGCCATGAGACCGATTCCTCCTTAATATGAGTAGATGTATATTCTATCTCTGCATCTTCTGTGGGTGTATAGACGTCTGTGTGAGTTACTTCTTCCCATGAGACGGATTCCTCCTTAATATGAGTGGATGGATCTTCAGTCTCTATATTTTCTATGGGGGTATTAATGTCTTGGAGATTTACTTCCTCGGATTCTGTAGTTTCATGACTCAAAGATTTACTGCTTGGTGTACAGACTGCCACACAGTTTATTTTTTGATCACTTGTGATTTCGTTATCTTTGGTTATATAATCCGGAGAAGAAACTGAAGTGTACAATCCACTGATTTCATTTCTGTTTATGGAACCATCTACTGGAAAGAAAACACTTTAGAttagaacatttttttaattgctgTGGACTTACCAGGCTAGCTATAGAGGTC
The DNA window shown above is from Pelobates fuscus isolate aPelFus1 chromosome 10, aPelFus1.pri, whole genome shotgun sequence and carries:
- the LOC134575157 gene encoding zinc finger protein 665-like, whose product is MMTNTNRNQMTEKILDLTLEVNYLLTGEDYVIMKRSGESILQNCNFSVAEGHGGTQNPSMVSPSHSLIHEKNNNQNILELTNQIIHLLTGEVWKHLKGQKEIYKEVMMESHHPLISLVDGSINRNEISGLYTSVSSPDYITKDNEITSDQKINCVAVCTPSSKSLSHETTESEEVNLQDINTPIENIETEDPSTHIKEESVSWEEVTHTDVYTPTEDAEIEYTSTHIKEESVSWQDGNLVEASICTTKGDAQMNYRTKCESASNEKHILINTDIYTGTDHRQTEYLPDLIKVESDSCEIGTLSSIKVYTPIGDNQTDYTSNNESVSNKEEIPGDIDIYAPTEHTQTEYSSTLIKEESASYEDGNFTTLDLLTPTCHTEIQNSSECRKCFTETSDIKKHVRIHTGEETSNHNKHMKIHTGDKSFSCSECGKSFSRFYSLKFHVKIHTGDKSYSCSECGKCFAHLSTLKRHQRIHTGEKSHSCSECGKCFSQMVHLKSHHRIHTGEKLFSCAECGKCFRDSSALNKHQMIHTGEKSFSCAECGKCFAHLISLEIHQRTHTGEKPFSCSECGKCFIKMSNLKVHQRIHTGEKPFSCSECGKYFNDSSNLKTHLKSHTGETYSCSECGKCFVQMSALKAHQRIHTGEKPFSCSECGKCFRNSSTRNKHQRIHTGEKSFSCSECGKRFRDSSTRNSHQRIHTGEKPYSCSECGKSFSHSYSLKYHLKIHTEDKSKIHTEDKSYSCSECEKCFAHLSSLKRHQMIHTGEKSYSCSECGKCFNRMSSLKKHQMIHTGEKSYSCSECGKCFNLMSYLKKHQRIHTVEKYSCSECGKCFNRMSYLKKHQRIHTGEKPFSCSECGKRFSHSSTRNKHQMIHTGEKPYSCSECGKCFAHLTSLKIHQRTHTGENPYSCSECGKCFAHLKSLKIHQRTHTGEKPFSCS